A genomic region of Tamandua tetradactyla isolate mTamTet1 chromosome 2, mTamTet1.pri, whole genome shotgun sequence contains the following coding sequences:
- the LOC143673826 gene encoding ral guanine nucleotide dissociation stimulator-like — MEEFRAWFGAVEQLSTSECFHLSCEWEPPALSASNILDAPNLPDVGKPRSTGPQELSAEPSCSSASLPSVRLQLGRDRSSGVTAVSLPRREADASKSDQEMSVGCISKCPDDQETQIGDSTFSSDHLQPGAPLSAHRASSPLQFHRKQVGDCCIVHISLDGDHVNVPKSIMNTCHDRALAMILKALDEYHLDMEAAKEYKLVQIISPDRSQGAGPGVSL; from the exons ATGGAGGAATTTAGGGCCTGGTTTGGGGCTGTGGAACAGCTCAGCACTTCTGAGTG CTTCCATCTGTCTTGTGAGTGGGAGCCCCCGGCCTTGTCGGCCAGCAACATCCTCGATGCTCCAAACCTCCCAGATGTTGGCAAGCCTCGGAGCACAGG CCCCCAGGAACTCAGCGCTGAGCCCAGCTGCAGCAGTGCTTCCCTGCCCAGTGTCCGGCTCCAGCTTGGGCGTGACCGCAGCAGTGGAGTCACAGCTGTCTCACTCCCCAGACGTGAGGCCGATGCCTCCAAGTCTGACCAGGAAATGAGTGTGGGCTGCATCTCTAAATGCCCTGATGACCAGGAGACACAG ATTGGTGACTCGACCTTCAGCTCAGACCACCTGCAGCCCGGGGCCCCTCTGAGTGCCCACAGAGCCTCGAGCCCCCTGCAGTTCCACAGAAAGCAGGTGGGCGACTGCTGCATCGTCCACATCAGCCTGGATGGGGACCATGTCAACGTGCCAAAGAGCATCATG AACACCTGCCATGACAGGGCTCTGGCTATGATCCTCAAAGCCCTGGATGAGTACCACCTGGATATGGAGGCAGCAAAGGAATACAAGCTGGTGCAAATCATCTCACCAGATCGAAGTCAGGGAGCTGGTCCAGGAGTTTCTCTGTGA